The window agtgtcccactgtgtccctggtgtctatggtgtccccacggtgtccccacggtgtccccaccTGTGCCGTCCCCCGCAGCGGGTGCAGCCCATGGCGTCCATGGCgtccctgagctcctcctgcagccggCCCAGGAACGCGCCCAGCGCCCGCGCCAGCTCCCCCTGCGCCAGCTGCTTCCTGCGACCCAAAAACGGGGAATTAGAGCCCAAAATATGGGATTGGCACCCAAAATATGGGATTGGCACcctgaaaaatgggatttataccaaaaaaatgggatttaaaaccccaaaaaatgggaatgaCAGCCCCAGGAACGTGCCCAGCGCCCACTCCCCCTGCGCCAGCTGCTTCCTGCAACCCAAAATATGGGAATTAGAACCCAAAATATGGGATTGACACCCTGAAAAATGGGACTGGCACCCCAAAAAATAggattcccaccccaaaccaggattCCTACCCCCAAAACCTGGGATTCTGCACCCAAAACTGGAGGTCCCGCAGCCCCGAAACCACAACCCCCACCCAGGATccccaccccaaaatttgggattcccgccccaaaacccaggatttccaccccaaaatttgggatttccaccccaaaacctgggatttccaccccaaaatttgggatttccaccccaaaacctgggatttacaccccaaaccccaggattCCCACCCCAAAGTTTGGTGTTTCCACCCCAAACTCATGCCTGCTACTCGCGCTGCCTCTCGGGCCTGCTCACCCGCTCCCAGCTCACCCCAAAACAAggattcccaccccaaaatatGAGATTTACAACCCAAAATACGGGATtctcaccccaaaacctgggattcccaccccaaaatttgggattcccaccccaaaacctgggatTCCCACCCCAAACTTTGGGATTTCCGCCCCAAACTCACGCCTGGTACTCGCGCCGCCTCTCGGGGCTGCTCACCCGCTCCCAGCCCGCCCTCAGCACCTTGAACGCCGCCTCCGCCCGGGGGTCGCGGCTTTTATCGGGGTGCACCTGCCAAGACACGGCCCTCGATGTCCCCAAAACGTCCCCAAAGcgtccccagccctgccgggGGACGTCCCCGACACCCACCAGCACCGCCAGCCTCCGGTACGCCCTCCGCAGCTCGGTGTCCGTGGCCGTGGGCTCCACGCCGAGCACCCGGAACGGGTCCAGCTCCTCCTCGGCCACCTCGGCCATTGTCACCAAGCGCGTCACCTCCTCCTCGCTGTCGCCACTGCCACCTCCGCGGCTCGCCCGCCGCCGGAACCGCTCGCCCAGCAGCTCCCGGCTGCGGCGGAGCCCCGCGGAGGCGCCGCGGAGGAAGgagcggaggaggaggaggaggaggaagagcagcgCCAGGAGAGCCCCGAGGAGGCGCAGGCAGAGCGCGACCCCCGCCCGGGCCACCCGCAGGGACCCTCGCTGTCCCCTGGCGGCGTCGCCGGGGTCGTCGTGGCGTTGTCGCCGGGGGGCGCCGGGGTCCTCCGGGGGTCGCCGGTGGCGGCAGCCGAGGCCGCACGGGAGGTCCCGGGAGGGGCTCGGGGGAGCGGCCGGGGGGCACCGGCAGCCGCAGCGACCCCCgggggaggggacactgccggggctggggacactgctggggctggggacattcCTGGGGTTGGGGACActgccggggctggggacactccCGGGGTTGGAGACACTGCCGTGGCTGGGGacactcctggggctggggacatcctcagggctggggacactccTGGAGCCGAGGACATTCTCGGGACCAGGGACACCCCAAGGACCAGGGACGCCACCAGAGCTGGTGACACCCTCAGGGTTGGGGACACTCCCAGTGTTAGGGACACCTTCAGGAGTGAGGACACTCCCGGAtttggggacacccccggggTTGGGGACACTCCAGGGACTGGAGACACTCCCAGAGTTGGGGACACCCTCAGGGTTGGGGACACTCCTGGGGGTCCCAGGTTTGGGGACATTCCTGGGGTTGGGGACACCCTCAGGGTTGGGGACACTCCCGGATTTGGGGACACCCTCAGGACCGGGGACATTCGTGGAGTTGGGGACACTGCCGGTGTTGGGGACACTCCCGGGACCGCGGTCGCCgccagccccggggacaggAATGTCGCGCTCGCCGCTCTCGTCGTCCTCGCCCCCCGCCGTGCCGGTACCGGTGGCGCTGGTGGCACCGGTGGCATTGGGGGGGCGGCCGCAGGTCCCGTTCCAGGCGGCGCTGGGGCCTCCCCCGGGTCCGGGTCCGCTCCCCCCGGGCGCCGCCTCCCGGTACCGGGGCCGCTCCATCGCTCCGGGCTTAGGTCACGGCCATCCCTGGGACAGCGAGGGGAGAACGGGGTCAGGACCCCAGGGACCGGCACCGGACACAGCGGAGAGCCCTGGAGGGACCCCCGGAACGGCACCGGGACCCTCCAAAATGGTCCCGGAACCCTCAGAACGGCCCCGGGACCCGAGGATCCCCCGATCAACCCCCGCGATGGCCCCGGTAAACCCGAAATCCGGTCCCGGGGACCTCC of the Molothrus aeneus isolate 106 chromosome 30, BPBGC_Maene_1.0, whole genome shotgun sequence genome contains:
- the DNAJC14 gene encoding dnaJ homolog subfamily C member 14, whose protein sequence is MERPRYREAAPGGSGPGPGGGPSAAWNGTCGRPPNATGATSATGTGTAGGEDDESGERDIPVPGAGGDRGPGSVPNTGSVPNSTNVPGPEGVPKSGSVPNPEGVPNPRNVPKPGTPRSVPNPEGVPNSGSVSSPWSVPNPGGVPKSGSVLTPEGVPNTGSVPNPEGVTSSGGVPGPWGVPGPENVLGSRSVPSPEDVPSPRSVPSHGSVSNPGSVPSPGSVPNPRNVPSPSSVPSPGSVPSPGGRCGCRCPPAAPPSPSRDLPCGLGCRHRRPPEDPGAPRRQRHDDPGDAARGQRGSLRVARAGVALCLRLLGALLALLFLLLLLLRSFLRGASAGLRRSRELLGERFRRRASRGGGSGDSEEEVTRLVTMAEVAEEELDPFRVLGVEPTATDTELRRAYRRLAVLVHPDKSRDPRAEAAFKVLRAGWERVSSPERRREYQAKQLAQGELARALGAFLGRLQEELRDAMDAMGCTRCGGRHRRFQLDRDPRGGRWCGPCGGWHAAEEGDLWAESSLLGLKVTYLARMDGHIYDVTEWAGCQRVAISPDSHRVPYHLSFGARTATPAGRQRAPPKGSPPSPADLQDFLARVFQGNPGPEAGGAFPAPPGAAGPPQGPPQPQGGPPRGDTKHKRRKKGRRPLPR